The genomic DNA AACAGCGTGCCGCCATGGGCCTCTTCGAGCGCGCCCGGCTTGCGCGCGTGCTCGCCGTTGGACTGCTCGACGCCGAACAGCTCGTGCTCCATCCGCTCGGGCGTGATCGCAGCGGCGTTGATGACGACGAACGGGCCGTCGGCGCGGCCCGAGGCCGTGTGCAGCGTTCGTGCGGTCAGCTCCTTGCCGGCGCCGGCGGGGCCGACGATCAGGATGCGGCTGTTCGCCTTGGCCGCGCGCTCGATGGTCTGGCGCAGCTGGTTCATGCTGGGCGAGCGGCCGACGAGCTGGCTGGCGCTCGGCGCGAGCTGCTTGAGCTCCTTGACCTCACGCTTGAGCCGCGAGTTCTCGAGCGCTCTGGTCGCGACCAGGATCAAACGGTCGGCCTTGAACGGCTTCTCGATGAAGTCGTAGGCGCCGCGCTTGATCGCCGCGACCGCGGTCTCGATATTGCCGTGGCCCGAGATCATCACGACCGGCAAATCGGCATTGTCCTTCTTGACCTGCTCCAGCAGCTGCAAGCCATCGAGCTTGGAGCCCTGCAGCCAGATGTCGAGGAACACCAAATGCGGCCTGCGGTTGGCAATTTCAGCCAGCGCGGAGTCGCTGTCGCGCGCAGTTCGCGTGACGAAACCCTCGTCCTCGAGAATGCCCGCAACGAGATCCCGAATATCGGCCTCATCATCGACAATCAGAATTTCACTTGCCATGGGTCGCGCCTGTCTTGTCAGCTGCCTGTGGGGGCTTCGATTTTCGGTGAATCATTGGTCTTTTCAGCGGGCTCTTTGGTTTCGAGCGCCGGCTCTTTTGTTTCCGGCGCCGCGTCTTTCGCCGGCTCCGTCGCCGCTTTGGCGATTTCCGTGGCCGCGCGCGCCTGCTCGGCTCCGTCGGCCTTCGCCGGCTGCCCGGAGATCGCAAAGCGCATCCGCATCCAGGCACCGCGCTGGCCCTCGCGGAATTCGGAGGCATCTTTCAGCTCGATGCGTCCGCCATGGTCTTCCAGCACGCGGCCGACGATCGCAAGACCAAGGCCGGTGCCCTTGGCCCGGGTCGTGACGTAGGGTTCGAGCAGCCGCGAGCGCGCGACCTTGGGCAGGCCGATGCCGTTGTCGATCACGTCGATCAGCACGTCATCGCCCTCGCGGGAGACTACGACATCGATACGGCCTTTGCCGAGCTCTTCCGCCGGAACCTGCTCGATCGCCTCGGTGGCGTTCTTGACGATGTTGGTGACCGCCTGGGAGATCAGCCGCCGGTCGAACTGGGCCCGGAGCGGGTCCTGCTTGAAATCGGCCTCGATATCGATCTCGGGATGGGCGACCTTCATCAGGAACACCGCCTGCCGCACGGCGTCGGCGACGTCCTCGCCCTCCATCACCGGTTTCGGCATGCGGGCGAAGCGCGAGAACTCGTCGACCATGCGCCTGATGTCGTCGACCTGGCGCACGATGGTGTCGGTGCACTGTTCGAAGATCTGCTTGTCCTTGGCCTCGGTGATGTCCTTGCCGAACTTGCGGCGGATCCGCTCGGCCGAGAGCTGGATCGGCGTCAGGGGATTCTTGATCTCGTGGGCGATGCGCCGCGCCACGTCGCCCCAGGCCGAGGTGCGCTGCGCCGAAACCAGCTCGGTGATGTCGTCGAGCGTGATGATGTAGCTGTCGTGCGGCTGGTTCTTCTCGGCGCTGACCCGGACCGACAGATTGCGCTCCTGCCCGTCGCGGGTGATCGTGATCTGGCCCTGCACCAGGCGCTGGGTGCCTTCCCGCGCCGCCTTCATCATCTCGTCGAGCTCGGGCAGCACGTCGGAGAGCGGGTGGCCGAGCGTCTCGGATTCGGCGTGACCGATCAGCTTCTCGGCCGAGCGGTTCAATATGCCGACGCTGCCGGAGGCATCGACGCCGATGATGCCTGCGCTCGCCGAGGACAGCACGGCCTCGATGAAGCGGCGGCGGCTGTCGATGAGATCGCTGGCATTGACGAGCTCGTCGCGCTGGCTGCGCAATTCCTGCGTCATCTTGTTGAAGGTCTGGCCAAGCTGGGCGAGATCGCCTTCCGACTGGTGCACGGGCACCTGGACGTGGAGATCGCCGGTCGAGACCGTGTGGGCCGCGTTCATCAGCCGCCGGATCGGCGAGACCAGCGAGTTGGCGAAGTTGAGGCCGATCAGCACCGAGGCCATCAGGATGGTCAGCGCGATCACGGCAAACATCAGCGCGAAGGCGACCTGGATACCGAGCCGGCGCGACTCGATCTGGGCATATTCGGCGACGCTGACCTCGGTCTGCTTGAGCTGATTGACGACATTCGGATCGAGGGGGCGGGCGACATAGAGGAAGGTGTCGTTGAACGCGCGCAACCGGATCACCGCAGCGACGAAGCTCGCGTCCGGCAGCACCGCGATCTCAGGCTCGTTCTCGTTGACGTTGCTGAGGAAGTCGGGCGCGGGCGGCGAATAAGCGAGCCGCATGCCGGTGTCGGCGGATTCCAGGATGTTGGTGTTCTTGTCGATGATCATCGCGCCCGGCAGATTGCGCGAGCCGGCGCTGGCGGTGAGCAGCTCACGAAACGAGCGGCGATCCTGGTCGTAGAGCGGCCTTGCATGCGCGATGTCGTTCGCCATGCCGAGAATGTCGCCACGGATCAGCTGGGCATGATCCTGCATATAGGCCCGCGCGATCGTCAGCGAGTTCTGGATCACCTCCCTGGTCGGCCCGGAGAAAAGCCGGTCGAGGCCGCGCTCGATGGTGACGTTGGCGACGACGGCGACCAGCACCGCCGGCAGCACCGCCACGATCGAGAACAGGCTGACGATCTGGACATGGAGGCGCGCCGCTGCCCTGCCCCGCCGCCGCGCCAGGATCAGCTGCCAGAGCTCGCGGATGATGATGCCCACCAGCAGCAGGATCGTGGCCGCGTTGGTCAGGTAGATCGAGCGGACCACCGCCGGCGTCGGCTCGATCGTGGTAAGGCCGGTCAGAACCAGGAAGGTCAGGAAAGCCGAGAGCAGCGCCAGCACCACGGCAAACGGCGCCAGCCAGCGCCGTGCCGACCAACGCCGGGGCTCATCCGCTGGGGCCGTGTCAAAGTGTGCGGCCGAGGTATCTGCGCTGGTCATTCCGGCAATGGTGGTGCTGAAAACGGGTCCGCGGGCGCGCGGATACTGATGTATTCGTACCACATTGTTGCCGAATTGCGACAATTGCGAGGCGTCTACAGCGGGGCGGAGCGCCACATCCACAGGTCAATGGCGGATTAGGGGGAACGGACTCCCGCCGTCCCGGCTTGACCCGGCATGGATAGATTTTTTCTCGCGATCATGGTCTCGGCCGTCCTGCTGCTGATCGTGGCCTCTGACCTGCTGGTCAATGGCCCCGACCTGCAGGAGCCGCCGGCGAATGTCGCCAGCCTGATGCCAGCATCGGGCCGCCTGGTCCGCTAGGTGCGACGCCGCGCCATGCGGCCCGTCGATCAA from Bradyrhizobium sp. CCBAU 53351 includes the following:
- a CDS encoding sigma-54 dependent transcriptional regulator translates to MASEILIVDDEADIRDLVAGILEDEGFVTRTARDSDSALAEIANRRPHLVFLDIWLQGSKLDGLQLLEQVKKDNADLPVVMISGHGNIETAVAAIKRGAYDFIEKPFKADRLILVATRALENSRLKREVKELKQLAPSASQLVGRSPSMNQLRQTIERAAKANSRILIVGPAGAGKELTARTLHTASGRADGPFVVINAAAITPERMEHELFGVEQSNGEHARKPGALEEAHGGTLFIDEIADMPRETQNKILRVLVEQSFQRVGGTAKVQVDVRIISSTARNLEEEIAAGHFREDLYHRLSVVPIRVPALSERREDIPELIDYFMEQISAGSGLPKRQIGQDAMAVLQSHVWPGNVRQLRNNVERVMILAAGGPEVIITADMLPQDVGSMVPAMPTSNNGEHIMGLPLREAREVFERDYLIAQISRFSGNISRTAEFVGMERSALHRKLKALGVG
- a CDS encoding PAS domain-containing sensor histidine kinase, coding for MTSADTSAAHFDTAPADEPRRWSARRWLAPFAVVLALLSAFLTFLVLTGLTTIEPTPAVVRSIYLTNAATILLLVGIIIRELWQLILARRRGRAAARLHVQIVSLFSIVAVLPAVLVAVVANVTIERGLDRLFSGPTREVIQNSLTIARAYMQDHAQLIRGDILGMANDIAHARPLYDQDRRSFRELLTASAGSRNLPGAMIIDKNTNILESADTGMRLAYSPPAPDFLSNVNENEPEIAVLPDASFVAAVIRLRAFNDTFLYVARPLDPNVVNQLKQTEVSVAEYAQIESRRLGIQVAFALMFAVIALTILMASVLIGLNFANSLVSPIRRLMNAAHTVSTGDLHVQVPVHQSEGDLAQLGQTFNKMTQELRSQRDELVNASDLIDSRRRFIEAVLSSASAGIIGVDASGSVGILNRSAEKLIGHAESETLGHPLSDVLPELDEMMKAAREGTQRLVQGQITITRDGQERNLSVRVSAEKNQPHDSYIITLDDITELVSAQRTSAWGDVARRIAHEIKNPLTPIQLSAERIRRKFGKDITEAKDKQIFEQCTDTIVRQVDDIRRMVDEFSRFARMPKPVMEGEDVADAVRQAVFLMKVAHPEIDIEADFKQDPLRAQFDRRLISQAVTNIVKNATEAIEQVPAEELGKGRIDVVVSREGDDVLIDVIDNGIGLPKVARSRLLEPYVTTRAKGTGLGLAIVGRVLEDHGGRIELKDASEFREGQRGAWMRMRFAISGQPAKADGAEQARAATEIAKAATEPAKDAAPETKEPALETKEPAEKTNDSPKIEAPTGS